The Oceanisphaera avium genome includes a region encoding these proteins:
- a CDS encoding GNAT family N-acetyltransferase — MLICRTERPGDGEEIDELVCAAFGQEQAGDLVWALREQAAISLSQVAEYDGAIMGHLLMSSVFINGEDSGWLALSPVSVWPECQGQGIASALIRAALDCANELDWAGVVVLGKSDFFSRFGFKPAAEFGLEYSSANETLMAMAFKQPTIRGQVTYHPAFDTLLEK; from the coding sequence ATGCTGATTTGTCGAACCGAGCGCCCCGGTGATGGTGAAGAAATAGATGAGCTAGTCTGTGCTGCTTTTGGCCAAGAGCAAGCCGGTGATTTGGTCTGGGCACTGCGTGAACAAGCTGCCATTAGCTTAAGCCAAGTGGCGGAATATGATGGTGCCATTATGGGGCATTTATTAATGAGCTCGGTATTTATTAACGGGGAAGACAGCGGCTGGTTAGCATTGTCACCCGTGAGTGTATGGCCAGAGTGCCAAGGCCAAGGCATTGCCAGTGCTTTAATTCGCGCCGCACTAGATTGTGCCAATGAGCTAGACTGGGCAGGCGTTGTAGTCTTAGGTAAAAGTGATTTTTTTAGCCGTTTTGGTTTTAAGCCCGCCGCTGAATTTGGGCTTGAGTACTCTAGCGCTAACGAGACTTTAATGGCGATGGCTTTTAAACAGCCTACTATCCGTGGGCAGGTGACTTATCATCCGGCCTTCGACACCTTGCTAGAAAAGTGA
- the suhB gene encoding inositol-1-monophosphatase, whose product MHPMLNIAIRAARNAGQVIVKGFANPDNVEISRKGQNDFVTNIDLEAENAVVNTLRKSYPEHTIIGEECGELTGSNPDYQWVVDSLDGTTNFVKGIPHFAISIALRVKGRTEQAVVYDPIRDELFTASRGAGAQLNGYRIRTGKAKDLSNAVLATGFPFKQKHHLDAYMGMFKDLFVQCSDIRRAGAASLDLVYVAAGRVDGYWELGLKPWDFAAGSLIAREAGAIVTDFAGGHNFERSGNLVCANPKVLKIMLAGIREHLPESLSQ is encoded by the coding sequence ATGCATCCGATGCTCAATATCGCGATACGCGCTGCGCGTAACGCTGGTCAAGTTATCGTCAAAGGTTTCGCCAACCCCGATAACGTAGAAATTAGTCGAAAAGGCCAGAACGATTTTGTTACTAATATCGATTTAGAAGCAGAAAACGCCGTGGTTAACACGCTGCGTAAATCCTACCCAGAGCATACCATTATTGGTGAAGAGTGCGGTGAGCTCACCGGCAGCAACCCTGATTATCAGTGGGTTGTTGACTCCCTTGATGGCACCACCAACTTCGTTAAAGGCATTCCGCATTTTGCCATTTCTATTGCGTTGCGCGTAAAAGGTCGCACCGAACAAGCGGTAGTTTACGATCCTATTCGTGATGAGCTTTTTACTGCTAGCCGCGGCGCAGGCGCGCAATTAAACGGTTATCGCATTCGTACAGGTAAGGCCAAAGACTTAAGCAATGCGGTATTAGCCACTGGCTTTCCTTTTAAGCAAAAACACCATCTCGATGCTTATATGGGCATGTTTAAAGACTTATTTGTGCAATGCTCTGACATTCGCCGCGCCGGTGCTGCTAGCCTAGATTTGGTTTATGTCGCCGCGGGACGCGTTGATGGCTATTGGGAATTAGGCTTAAAACCTTGGGACTTTGCCGCTGGCAGCTTAATTGCTCGTGAGGCCGGTGCTATTGTTACCGACTTTGCCGGTGGCCATAACTTTGAGCGCAGCGGTAACTTAGTATGCGCGAATCCTAAAGTATTAAAAATTATGCTAGCTGGTATTCGTGAGCACTTACCTGAGTCACTTTCTCAGTAA
- a CDS encoding group II truncated hemoglobin, with translation MTASSFGQGDSSLQAAGGFKGLQQLAHDFYYAMETRADAAHIRAMHPTDLSESSDKLARFLTSWLGGPALYREKYGPISIPRAHAHLAIGIAERDAWLACMQEALEQQAYSCDFKAYLLRALSVPAERCRTQD, from the coding sequence ATGACAGCTTCTTCTTTTGGCCAAGGTGATAGCTCACTGCAGGCCGCCGGGGGTTTTAAAGGTTTACAACAACTAGCCCACGACTTTTACTACGCCATGGAAACCCGCGCCGACGCCGCACATATTCGTGCTATGCATCCAACAGACTTAAGCGAGAGTAGCGATAAATTAGCGCGTTTTTTAACTAGCTGGCTAGGCGGACCTGCCTTATATCGTGAAAAATACGGCCCCATTAGTATACCGCGCGCCCATGCGCATTTAGCCATAGGTATTGCCGAGCGTGATGCTTGGTTGGCCTGCATGCAAGAAGCGCTTGAGCAGCAAGCCTATAGTTGTGATTTTAAAGCCTACTTACTGCGAGCCTTAAGCGTGCCCGCCGAGCGCTGCCGCACGCAAGATTAA
- the pdxH gene encoding pyridoxamine 5'-phosphate oxidase produces MELANYRREYLQGGLRRDDLPTEPLALFEKWMQQAVTADLMDPTAMVVGTVDAQGQPYQRIVLLKHLDAHGFVFYTNMGSRKASQLANNPKVSLLFPWHVLERQVHVTGQVERLSNLEVVKYFSSRPKDSQIGAWVSHQSMPISARGVLEAKFLEMKQKFAKGEVPLPSFWGGFRVKFDSVEFWQGGANRLHDRFLYQRQATGWLIERLAP; encoded by the coding sequence ATGGAACTGGCCAACTATAGACGAGAATATTTACAAGGTGGATTGCGACGTGACGATTTGCCAACCGAGCCATTAGCATTATTTGAAAAGTGGATGCAGCAAGCCGTGACGGCCGATTTGATGGATCCCACTGCCATGGTAGTAGGTACAGTAGATGCACAAGGACAGCCTTATCAGCGTATTGTGTTACTTAAACACTTAGATGCCCATGGCTTTGTTTTTTATACCAATATGGGCAGTCGTAAAGCCAGCCAGTTGGCGAATAATCCTAAGGTAAGTTTGCTCTTTCCTTGGCATGTGTTGGAGCGCCAAGTGCATGTTACCGGTCAGGTTGAGCGCTTATCTAACTTAGAAGTAGTGAAATACTTTAGTAGTCGGCCAAAAGATAGCCAAATTGGCGCTTGGGTGTCACACCAATCAATGCCTATTTCGGCGCGCGGTGTCTTAGAAGCTAAGTTTTTAGAAATGAAGCAAAAATTTGCCAAAGGAGAAGTGCCGTTACCGAGTTTTTGGGGCGGTTTTCGGGTAAAGTTTGACTCGGTTGAATTTTGGCAAGGCGGCGCAAATCGCTTACACGACCGCTTCTTATATCAGCGCCAAGCGACAGGCTGGTTAATAGAACGCTTAGCACCTTAA
- a CDS encoding GNAT family N-acetyltransferase, whose amino-acid sequence MHVRLATKADLSAIAALEQRAFGEQCYPDFLFRQCLDLWPSLLWVAVKEGVVLGYIVGGSGEQAWVLSLAVANHAQRQGIGKALLNQLLSAFDKLNCPQVRLTVHPNNSAQRLYQACGFEYENEEADYFGEQQPRQVWLRQAK is encoded by the coding sequence ATGCACGTAAGACTGGCCACTAAAGCTGATCTCAGCGCCATTGCCGCTTTAGAGCAGCGCGCCTTTGGTGAGCAGTGTTATCCGGATTTTTTATTTCGCCAATGCTTAGATCTATGGCCAAGTTTGTTATGGGTGGCGGTTAAAGAAGGCGTGGTGCTGGGCTATATTGTCGGCGGGAGCGGTGAGCAGGCTTGGGTGCTGTCGCTGGCAGTGGCTAACCATGCTCAAAGACAGGGCATAGGTAAAGCACTGCTTAACCAGCTACTTAGTGCCTTTGATAAGCTTAATTGTCCCCAAGTGCGCTTAACCGTACACCCCAATAATAGCGCGCAGCGCTTATACCAAGCGTGTGGCTTTGAATATGAAAATGAAGAAGCAGATTATTTCGGCGAGCAACAGCCGCGCCAAGTTTGGTTACGCCAAGCTAAATAA
- a CDS encoding YfhL family 4Fe-4S dicluster ferredoxin — translation MALLIEDSCINCDMCEPECPNDAISYGREIYEIEPDLCTECVGHYNKPTCISVCPIDCIIVDPERVESEEALWDKFVLLHHVSD, via the coding sequence ATGGCCTTACTTATCGAAGATAGCTGCATAAATTGTGATATGTGCGAGCCCGAGTGTCCGAATGACGCTATTAGTTATGGGCGAGAGATTTATGAAATAGAGCCCGATTTATGTACCGAGTGTGTTGGCCATTATAATAAGCCCACTTGCATCAGCGTATGTCCTATCGATTGTATTATTGTGGATCCGGAGCGTGTTGAAAGCGAAGAAGCGCTATGGGATAAATTTGTGCTACTGCATCATGTCAGCGACTAA
- a CDS encoding acyloxyacyl hydrolase codes for MTLENNTSLLTARWQRGARSRRLSALVIAAVLLSPLAAAENSLRVGGGGGYGAHTVQIGGQWTQQWQGRLSYGVLAEAAAWHATHHDLVQLSLVPLLQYNFMPNATWQPVLLVGVGPAWISDTQLGERDLSSAFQFSSRAGIGLVKERHSLMVEARHLSNAGIKQPNQGISYWNLSYGYRF; via the coding sequence ATGACCTTAGAAAATAATACTTCCTTATTAACTGCACGCTGGCAACGAGGAGCACGCTCAAGAAGACTGAGCGCGCTGGTTATTGCAGCTGTGTTACTGTCCCCTTTAGCGGCAGCTGAGAATAGCTTACGAGTGGGAGGGGGCGGCGGCTATGGCGCACACACTGTACAAATAGGTGGGCAGTGGACTCAGCAATGGCAGGGGCGCTTAAGCTATGGTGTGTTGGCAGAGGCGGCGGCTTGGCATGCCACTCATCATGATTTAGTGCAGCTAAGCTTAGTGCCGTTATTGCAATATAATTTTATGCCCAACGCAACTTGGCAACCGGTGCTGTTAGTAGGAGTAGGGCCGGCGTGGATAAGCGACACGCAGCTAGGGGAGCGAGACTTATCCAGTGCTTTTCAATTTAGTAGCCGTGCTGGCATAGGCTTAGTTAAAGAACGTCATAGTCTAATGGTGGAAGCGCGTCACTTATCTAATGCCGGCATCAAGCAGCCTAATCAGGGGATTAGCTATTGGAATTTAAGTTATGGTTATCGTTTTTAA
- the hflD gene encoding high frequency lysogenization protein HflD — protein MSHSLENKTLAFAGICQAVSLVQQVARQGTIKDKAPLSATLNSILVTDADNTADIYGGQGQLTLGYQTIVDQLGNNDSRKNAELTRYLVGTLALERKLAKRKDLMAMLGERINQVKRQRHHFELLDEQVLANFASIYSDIISPIGPRIQVAGEPSFLQQSLVQHQIRALLLAGIRSAVLWRQLGGQRRQILFNRKRMVALAQSALRES, from the coding sequence GTGAGCCATAGCCTGGAAAATAAAACCTTAGCCTTTGCCGGTATTTGCCAAGCGGTGAGTTTGGTCCAACAAGTGGCTCGCCAAGGCACCATTAAAGATAAGGCGCCCCTTAGCGCCACCTTGAACAGTATTCTAGTGACCGATGCTGATAACACCGCCGACATTTATGGTGGCCAAGGCCAGTTAACGTTAGGCTACCAAACGATTGTGGATCAGCTGGGTAATAACGATAGCCGCAAAAACGCCGAGCTTACTCGCTATTTAGTAGGCACCTTAGCATTGGAGCGAAAGCTGGCGAAACGTAAAGATTTAATGGCCATGCTAGGCGAGCGCATTAATCAAGTTAAGCGCCAGCGCCACCATTTTGAGTTACTCGATGAGCAAGTACTTGCTAATTTTGCCAGCATTTACAGTGACATTATCAGCCCCATAGGACCGCGTATTCAGGTAGCCGGCGAGCCAAGCTTCCTACAGCAATCACTGGTGCAGCATCAAATTCGCGCCTTATTGCTCGCCGGTATCCGCAGCGCGGTATTATGGCGCCAACTGGGTGGCCAACGCCGACAAATTTTATTTAATCGCAAGCGCATGGTCGCGCTTGCCCAAAGCGCCTTACGCGAGAGCTAG
- the mnmA gene encoding tRNA 2-thiouridine(34) synthase MnmA produces the protein MSDNSQLKVIVGMSGGVDSSVSAYLLQSQGYQVEGLFMKNWEEDDTDEYCSAAEDLRDAQAVCDKLGIELHTINFATEYWDNVFEHFLAEYKAGRTPNPDILCNKEIKFKAFLEFAAEDLGADFIATGHYVRRTFDEQPKMLRGLDSNKDQSYFLYTLSSAQVAKSLFPVGELEKPEVRRIAEQLELVTAKKKDSTGICFIGERKFTDFLAQYLPAQPGKIETVDGEVIGEHQGLMYHTLGQRKGLGIGGLKNASDDPWYVVDKELERNVLVVAQGDHPRLYSKGLIARQLHWIDRTPLTAPLRCTVKTRYRQTDIPCVVEPLDNDTIRVIFDEPQAAVTPGQSAVFYADEGCLGGGVIESRFNEELA, from the coding sequence ATGAGCGATAACAGTCAGTTAAAAGTGATTGTCGGCATGTCCGGCGGTGTGGACTCTTCAGTATCAGCCTATTTGCTGCAAAGCCAAGGCTATCAGGTGGAAGGCCTGTTTATGAAAAACTGGGAAGAAGACGATACCGACGAGTACTGCTCTGCCGCCGAAGATCTGCGCGATGCACAAGCGGTGTGCGATAAACTCGGCATTGAGCTGCACACCATCAACTTTGCCACCGAGTATTGGGATAATGTGTTTGAGCATTTTTTAGCAGAATATAAAGCTGGTCGTACTCCTAATCCCGATATCTTGTGCAATAAAGAAATCAAATTTAAAGCTTTTCTTGAGTTTGCTGCCGAAGACTTAGGTGCCGATTTTATTGCCACCGGCCATTATGTGCGCCGTACCTTTGATGAGCAGCCTAAAATGTTGCGGGGCTTAGATAGTAATAAAGACCAAAGCTATTTTTTATACACCTTAAGCTCAGCCCAAGTAGCCAAGAGTTTGTTTCCGGTGGGTGAGCTAGAAAAGCCCGAAGTACGTCGCATTGCCGAGCAACTGGAATTAGTGACGGCCAAGAAAAAAGACTCTACCGGAATTTGTTTTATTGGTGAGCGTAAATTTACCGACTTTTTAGCCCAATACTTGCCAGCTCAGCCTGGAAAAATTGAAACCGTAGACGGTGAAGTAATTGGGGAGCATCAAGGCTTGATGTATCACACGCTGGGCCAACGTAAAGGGCTGGGGATCGGTGGGCTAAAAAACGCCAGTGACGATCCTTGGTATGTGGTAGATAAAGAGCTGGAGCGTAATGTGTTAGTGGTGGCTCAAGGCGATCATCCGCGCTTGTATTCTAAGGGGTTAATTGCTCGCCAGTTGCATTGGATAGATCGCACTCCCTTAACCGCGCCGCTGCGCTGCACGGTAAAAACCCGCTATCGCCAAACCGACATTCCTTGTGTGGTAGAGCCCCTAGATAATGACACTATTCGGGTTATTTTCGATGAACCTCAAGCAGCCGTCACCCCCGGCCAGTCGGCCGTATTTTATGCCGATGAGGGTTGCTTGGGCGGCGGTGTAATTGAAAGCCGTTTTAATGAGGAATTAGCGTGA
- a CDS encoding ribosomal protein uL16 3-hydroxylase, which produces MHSAFNLDITDFLAHYWQKKPLLLKSAFAGFEDPLSPDELAGLALEPQVESRRVWRSDDRWHAESGPFESYDHLGETDWTLLVQAVNQWHPEVQALADEFRFIPGWRFDDVMISFSTPGGGVGPHIDQYGVFIIQGSGSRRWRVGLPQELEQFAANGTLRHCEDFVADIDEVLMPGDMLYIPPGCPHEGYAQTLAMNYSVGFRAPDARDLISSFADHLLANDLGGRRFDDVDMPAATAHGCIEPQVLAQVKSLMTELLADPQRLADWFGEMISEAKHDLDLEAAEPAYSLEELVLRLDHGDYLYRLAGARCFYMAGEQAVFYLDGERYQLAKPDAGAITLLCDHSRIHGPEIAFLTEPQALLEVLLPLVNQGYWYFEEE; this is translated from the coding sequence ATGCACAGCGCATTCAATCTCGATATTACGGACTTCTTGGCTCATTACTGGCAAAAAAAACCTTTATTGTTAAAGTCGGCTTTTGCTGGTTTTGAAGATCCTCTTAGCCCGGATGAGCTGGCAGGGCTAGCTTTGGAGCCCCAAGTAGAATCGCGCCGCGTATGGCGCAGTGACGATCGCTGGCACGCCGAAAGCGGCCCCTTTGAAAGCTACGATCATTTAGGTGAAACCGACTGGACGCTATTAGTGCAAGCGGTTAATCAATGGCACCCCGAGGTGCAGGCGCTTGCCGATGAGTTTCGCTTTATCCCCGGTTGGCGCTTTGATGATGTCATGATCAGCTTCTCTACCCCTGGTGGCGGCGTGGGGCCGCATATCGACCAATATGGGGTGTTTATTATTCAAGGATCCGGCAGTCGTCGTTGGCGAGTAGGCTTACCTCAGGAGTTAGAGCAGTTTGCCGCCAATGGTACTTTGCGCCATTGTGAGGATTTTGTCGCCGACATCGATGAGGTGCTTATGCCTGGCGATATGCTCTATATTCCGCCGGGTTGCCCTCATGAAGGTTATGCCCAAACGCTGGCCATGAATTACTCGGTGGGTTTTCGTGCTCCCGATGCGCGGGACTTAATCTCAAGCTTTGCCGACCATCTATTAGCTAATGACTTAGGCGGCCGCCGCTTTGATGATGTTGATATGCCAGCCGCCACCGCCCACGGATGCATTGAGCCGCAAGTATTGGCGCAAGTGAAGAGCTTAATGACCGAGCTATTAGCTGATCCCCAGCGCCTTGCCGACTGGTTTGGCGAGATGATCTCTGAAGCTAAGCACGACTTAGATCTTGAAGCTGCAGAGCCCGCTTATAGTTTGGAAGAGCTAGTGTTGCGTCTCGATCACGGCGATTATTTATATCGCTTAGCTGGGGCTCGCTGCTTTTATATGGCCGGTGAACAGGCGGTATTTTATTTAGATGGTGAGCGCTATCAGTTAGCCAAGCCTGATGCCGGCGCCATCACGCTGTTGTGCGATCACTCCCGTATTCACGGCCCCGAGATTGCCTTTTTAACTGAGCCACAAGCCTTGCTTGAAGTCTTATTACCGCTGGTGAATCAAGGCTATTGGTATTTTGAAGAAGAATAA
- a CDS encoding DEAD/DEAH box helicase — translation MTNSTLVLAENAPAFTELGLAPEVLKALADAGYVKPSAIQAAAIPTLLEGRDVLGLAQTGTGKTAAFALPLLSTITGGNATPQVLVLAPTRELAIQVAESFEGYAKYRKDIRIMSIYGGQAYDTQIRSLKRGVDIVVGTPGRVMDHMRRGTLKLDNLKALVLDEADEMLRMGFIDDVEWILEQTPATRQIALFSATMPPVIQRVAQKYLNNPKEVRIENKTRTNSSIRQRYWFVRGMNKHEGLCRLVETEQMDAMLVFVRTRKDAEDLADMMSREGHACEALHGDIPQKLREKVIERLKNGRLNILVATDVVARGLDVERISHVVNFDMPHDNESYVHRIGRTGRAGREGDAILFVTGREKRGLFNLERHTRQPIEEMQMPSADEINKIRAERFKNKLRVSVEADEKSLAPFAEMIASLEEEGLDSSQLAAGLARLLQGDRPLFMEDRPQAARRPDVRDSRERSDRPARSPRSGRDSVAMETFRVEVGRVHGVKPGHLVGAIANEADLESRFIGQIQIHDDFSTVDLPQGMTSEVHKVLQNVRVCQRPLNLAKYEGGPLPRRGAAPRGDDRKPRSPRRTERLNG, via the coding sequence ATGACAAATTCTACACTTGTACTTGCTGAAAATGCCCCTGCCTTTACTGAACTAGGTTTAGCTCCTGAAGTATTAAAAGCACTTGCCGATGCCGGCTATGTGAAGCCTTCTGCTATTCAGGCTGCTGCTATTCCTACTTTGCTGGAAGGCCGTGACGTTTTAGGCTTGGCACAAACCGGTACCGGTAAAACTGCAGCGTTTGCACTGCCGCTGTTAAGCACCATTACTGGTGGCAACGCCACTCCTCAAGTATTGGTATTAGCCCCCACTCGCGAGCTGGCTATCCAGGTTGCCGAGTCGTTTGAAGGCTATGCAAAATATCGTAAAGACATTCGTATTATGTCCATCTATGGTGGCCAAGCTTACGACACACAAATCCGCTCGTTAAAGCGCGGCGTTGATATTGTAGTTGGTACCCCAGGTCGCGTTATGGACCATATGCGCCGTGGCACTCTTAAATTGGATAATCTGAAAGCCTTAGTGCTGGATGAGGCCGATGAAATGTTGCGCATGGGCTTTATCGACGACGTTGAGTGGATTTTGGAGCAAACGCCTGCTACTCGCCAAATTGCTCTGTTCTCTGCCACCATGCCACCCGTTATTCAGCGTGTTGCTCAAAAGTACCTGAACAACCCGAAAGAAGTGCGCATTGAGAATAAAACTCGCACTAACTCCAGTATTCGCCAGCGTTACTGGTTTGTACGTGGCATGAATAAGCACGAGGGTTTATGCCGTTTGGTAGAAACCGAACAAATGGATGCCATGTTGGTGTTTGTGCGCACGCGTAAAGACGCCGAAGATTTGGCCGACATGATGAGCCGCGAAGGCCACGCCTGTGAAGCCTTGCACGGTGATATTCCACAAAAATTACGTGAAAAAGTGATTGAGCGTCTTAAAAATGGTCGCTTAAACATCTTGGTGGCAACTGACGTAGTCGCCCGTGGTCTAGACGTAGAGCGTATTAGCCACGTAGTTAACTTTGATATGCCACACGATAACGAGTCTTACGTACACCGTATTGGTCGTACCGGTCGTGCGGGTCGTGAAGGTGATGCCATCTTGTTTGTAACCGGTCGTGAAAAGCGCGGTCTGTTTAACCTTGAGCGCCACACTCGCCAACCTATCGAAGAAATGCAGATGCCATCAGCGGATGAGATCAATAAGATCCGCGCAGAGCGCTTTAAGAATAAACTGCGTGTAAGCGTAGAAGCCGATGAAAAATCATTAGCACCGTTCGCTGAAATGATCGCTTCTTTAGAAGAAGAAGGGCTCGACAGCTCGCAGTTAGCCGCCGGTTTAGCACGCTTGTTACAAGGCGACCGTCCATTATTTATGGAAGACCGCCCACAGGCAGCACGTCGTCCTGATGTTCGTGACAGCCGCGAGCGCAGTGATCGTCCTGCTCGTAGCCCACGTTCTGGTCGTGATAGTGTTGCCATGGAAACGTTTCGCGTTGAAGTAGGTCGTGTACACGGTGTTAAGCCAGGTCACTTAGTGGGTGCGATTGCTAACGAAGCCGATCTTGAGTCACGCTTTATTGGTCAAATTCAAATTCATGATGACTTCTCAACTGTTGATCTGCCACAAGGCATGACCTCAGAAGTACACAAAGTATTGCAAAACGTGCGTGTTTGTCAGCGCCCGTTAAACTTAGCTAAATACGAAGGTGGCCCACTGCCTCGTCGTGGTGCTGCTCCTCGTGGCGATGATCGCAAGCCGCGCTCACCTCGTCGTACCGAGCGCTTAAACGGCTAA
- the purB gene encoding adenylosuccinate lyase produces MDLSALTAISPVDGRYGSKTAELRAIFSEFGLLRFRVEVEVRWLQALAANADIPEVPALSAKANDLLDNIVANFNEADGQRIKDIERITNHDVKAVEYFLKEKVEVLPELAAISEFIHFACTSEDINNNAHALMLSAGRDQVVVPYCQQLIDAIKELATRYRDVPMLSRTHGQPASPTTLGKEMANVVYRLERQLKQIKAVEMLAKINGAVGNYNAHLSAYPEIDWHDFAERFVTSLGVDFNPYTTQIEPHDYIAELFDAIARFNTIVLDFDRDIWAYISIGYFKQRTVEGEIGSSTMPHKVNPIDFENSEGNLGLANAIFNHLAVKLPVSRWQRDLTDSTVLRNLGVAVGYSVIAYQATLKGISKLEANPEALAADLDQNWEVLAEPIQTVMRRYGIEKPYEKLKELTRGKRVNAEGMHIFIDTLELPETVKAELKLLTPANYIGSAIALTDKL; encoded by the coding sequence ATGGACTTATCAGCATTAACGGCTATTTCACCGGTTGATGGCCGTTATGGCAGTAAAACCGCAGAATTGCGCGCTATCTTTTCTGAATTTGGTTTATTGCGTTTTCGTGTAGAAGTAGAAGTGCGCTGGTTGCAAGCCTTAGCCGCTAATGCCGATATTCCTGAAGTGCCTGCACTGTCGGCCAAGGCCAATGACTTACTTGACAACATAGTGGCTAATTTTAATGAAGCCGATGGGCAGCGTATTAAAGACATTGAGCGCATCACTAATCATGATGTTAAAGCGGTGGAATATTTCTTAAAAGAAAAAGTAGAAGTATTGCCCGAGCTGGCGGCCATCAGTGAATTTATTCACTTTGCTTGTACCAGTGAAGATATTAACAATAACGCCCATGCCTTAATGCTGTCGGCGGGTCGTGACCAAGTGGTGGTGCCTTATTGCCAGCAGTTGATCGATGCCATAAAAGAGTTGGCCACTCGCTATCGTGATGTGCCAATGCTCAGCCGCACTCACGGTCAACCTGCTTCACCCACCACTTTGGGTAAAGAAATGGCGAACGTGGTGTATCGTCTTGAGCGCCAGCTTAAACAAATTAAAGCGGTAGAAATGCTGGCTAAAATCAATGGCGCCGTAGGTAACTATAACGCGCATTTATCGGCCTACCCAGAAATTGACTGGCATGACTTTGCCGAGCGTTTCGTCACCAGTCTTGGTGTAGACTTTAACCCCTACACTACCCAAATTGAGCCGCACGACTATATTGCTGAGCTGTTTGATGCCATCGCCCGTTTCAACACTATAGTGTTGGATTTTGACCGCGATATTTGGGCTTATATCTCTATTGGCTACTTTAAACAGCGCACCGTAGAAGGCGAAATTGGTTCCAGTACCATGCCGCACAAAGTTAATCCTATTGATTTTGAAAACTCCGAAGGCAACTTAGGTTTAGCTAACGCCATCTTCAACCACTTGGCAGTTAAATTGCCGGTGTCACGCTGGCAGCGTGACTTAACAGACAGCACAGTACTGCGCAACTTAGGCGTGGCGGTGGGCTACTCGGTGATTGCTTATCAAGCAACCCTTAAGGGCATCAGCAAGTTGGAAGCCAACCCTGAAGCCTTAGCCGCCGACTTGGATCAAAACTGGGAAGTATTAGCCGAGCCTATTCAAACCGTGATGCGCCGCTACGGCATTGAAAAGCCTTATGAAAAGCTAAAGGAGTTGACCCGTGGCAAACGCGTGAACGCCGAGGGCATGCACATCTTTATTGATACTCTGGAACTGCCAGAGACGGTGAAGGCTGAGCTTAAGCTATTAACCCCTGCCAATTACATTGGTAGTGCCATCGCGCTGACAGATAAGCTGTAA